GCAACAGCTCCGGTATAATCTCCGGAAATATCTTTCCAAAATGCACGACTGTAAAATGCATTAGAATAATTGGAATCAAAGGAAATCGACTTATCCAAATCTTTAATTGCAGCATCGTAATCGTCCAAATGTGCTTTTGCTAAAGCACGATTGTAATATGTTTTTGATTTTGTTGGATTTAGTTCGATTGCCTTATTAAAATCTTTTATTGCCCCGATGTAATCTTTAATTTGTGCTTTTACAATGCCTCTGCCGTTGATGGCATCAAAATAGTTGGGATTTAATTTGATGGCTTTATCCAGAAGTTTAATGGCAATTTTATATTCGCCCATTTTATAATTGATAAAACCTTGCAAACAATAAGCACTATCATAATTGGGATTTTGAGAAATGGCATTGTCTAAATCATGCAATGCGGCAGTATAATCTTTTTGAGAGTCGTTAAGAATAGCACTTTTATAAAATTCGAGAGCCGAATTTTGTGAAAACGAAAAAGCAAAACAAAATATAAAAAGAAATGAGAGTAGCGTTTTCTTCATTGATTCACTTTGTTAATACGCCATTGTAAGATCTTCAACAAAACTCACAATGGCGCACCAAATATAGTTGGATTAAATAGAAATCCTATTTTAACAAATCACCCAAAGCTGTATCAAATACTTGCTTTGCTTCCGCTACAGTTCCAAATGATTGATCATCCACAATCATCTCTTTCCCTTTCACATCGCCAAGGTATTCAAACTCTGCTTTTGAAGCCATCATCAAATCAATGAACTTATCTTCATCTGATTTTTTAACGGAGACAATAACACGGCTTTGTGCTTCACCGAATAAGAAGGCATCTTTACGAACTTCTTCGTCAGAGCTAATATCAAATCCTAATCCATTTGGCATTGCACTTTCAAGTAGTGTAATGAACAAACCGCCATCAGCACAATCGTGCGCTGATTGAACTACTTTATTGGTGATTAACGATTTTACCGCTTTTTGCACTTCATATTCCTCATCCAAATTAAAGAATGGAGCTGGAGTGTTTTTTATTTTATGATAGGAGTATAAATATTCAGAAGAAGAAATACAATTTTTAGAACTACCGATTAAATAAATAGAATCCCCTTCGTTTTTAAAATTCAATGTCATGCGGTTTGATTTATCCTTCATCACACCTAACATACCAATTGTTGGAGTAGGAAAAACAGGACCTTCATACGATGATTGATTGTAAAAACTAACATTACCACCGGTTACAGGTGTTTCAAATTTAATGCAGGCACTACCCATTCCTTTAATCACATTCACAAATTGCCAATACACTTCCGGATTGTATGGATTACCAAAGTTTAAGCAATTGGTTATGGCAGAAGGTTCTGCTCCGCTGCAAACAATATTTCTAGCTGCTTCAGAAACAGCTATGGCACATCCAACTTCCGGATCAGCATTTACATAACGTGAATTACAATCCACTTTTAAGGCAATTGCTTTGTTGGTTCCTTTAATATTAACGATGGCTGCATCCGAAGGAGCATTCGTGCTCATATTCGCTGTCCCCACCATCGAATCGTATTGATTGTAAATCCATTGTTTGGAAGCAATGTTTGGATGAGCAATTAAAAATTTAGATACCGCTTTTAGATCTTTCGGAATTTCAACTGAATCGATGTTGAATTTTTTGGACTCTTTAAAGTAAGCAGGTTCTTTATAATCGCGGTGATACACCGGGGCGCCACCACCTAATACTAAATCATGAGCAGGAACATCCGCAACTAAATCGTCACCAACATAAAACTTAATACGTTTGGTATCGGTTACTGTGCCAATCATCGCACAATTCAAATCCCATTTATCAAATACTTTTTGTACTTCTTTTTCTCTGCCTTTTTTCACCACAATCAACATTCGTTCTTGTGATTCGGAAAGTAAAATTTCAAAAGGCTGCATATTCGCTTGGCGTGTAGGTACTCGATCCAACCATATGTCCATTCCATGCTCACCCTTTGCACTCATTTCGGAAGTAGAACAAGTAATTCCGGCTGCCCCCATATCTTGCATTCCAATTACTGCACCGGTTTTAATCACCTCTAAGGTTGCTTCCAACAATAATTTTTCTTGAAAAGGATCACCTACCTGCACTGCTGGTAAATCTTTTGCTGAATCCTCTGTAATATCCGCTGAAGCGAAAGTCGCTCCATGAATTCCATCTTTTCCGGTTGCTGACCCAACAATGAATACAGGATTTCCAACACCGTAAGAAGTAGCAGAAACAGTTTCCCCTGATTTCACAATTCCGGCACTGAATGCATTCACCAAAGGATTAACATTGTAGCAATCATCAAAAAACACTTCACCGCCAACGGTTGGAATTCCAAAAGCATTTCCGTAATCACCAATTCCTTTCACCACACCTTTTACTAACCATTTCGTTTTATCCAACTTGATATCTCCAAAACGTAAAGAATTCATTTGTGCAATTGGTCGGGCACCCATCGTGAAAATATCACGATTAATTCCACCTACACCGGTAGCCGCTCCTTGATAAGGCTCCAATGCGCTCGGATGATTATGTGATTCGATTTTAAAAGCACAACCCAAGCCATCACCAATATCCACCAAACCGGCATTTTCTGCTCCTGCTTCTGCCAAGATATAAGGCCCTTTTTTAGGGAGCTTTTTTAACCAAACGATAGAATTTTTATAAGAACAATGCTCACTCCACATCACCGAAAAGATACTTAACTCCGTAAAATTGGGCGTTCTTCCAAGTATTGCTTTAATTTTTTCAAATTCATCTTCTAACAAACCTAATTTCTTAGCTGTTTCTACCGTAGTTAATTGATCTTGCGCTGTTGTTGACATATAAATAAGTTGTTGAATTTTTGATTTTTGTTGATTTTTTGAATCCTCTCAGAAAGTATTGGAAAAAGTCAATGAATTCGATGCTCAAACTCCTTTTGATTCACGCACTAACTCTAAAATTCTTAAATCAATTCTTTCCTTTTTAAGGAGCTCAAATTTACTTAAAACCACCCTACCGGAAGGAATAATTTATTTAGAGTTTTCAACAGTTTTTGAATTGCTATATTTGGGGATAAATTGAGCAAAATAGCATCTTGGAAATTATAGTAACTCTTGCATATTCAGCCCTTTTCATCTTTATTATCAACAAGATGAGCTTCTTTGACGTGGATGGAATCTCCAAACGTATGTTCTCCCTCTTGTTCATTTTGAAGGTAATTTTTGGAGTTTCACTCTGGGCCATCTATACTTTTTATTATACCGACCGGGCTACTGCTGACATTTATAAATACTTTGACGACAGCGAAGTCATTTTTAACACCTTAAAAACAAATCCGATTGATTACTTTAAATTGTTATTTGGAATCGGAAACAATACACCTGCTTTCGACCACTATTATACAGAAATGAATTATTGGGCCCGAAAAGTTGACAGCAGTATTTATAACGACAGCCATACCATCATTCGCTTCAATGCATTGGTGCGTCTTTTTTCATTTGGCTATTATAACGTTCACACTGTTGTGATTTGTTTTCTTTCATTAATAGGACTGACAGCCATCTATAAAACATTTGTCAATCAACTCCTGGACAAAAAACGAGAATTGCTTTTTGCCGTTTTTCTTTTGCCTTCGGTTCTATTTTGGGGTTCAGGCGTTTTAAAAGAAGGGTTAATCCTTTTTGCGCTAGGGTTACTCATCTATTATTCCGATAAATTATTCAGTAAAAAAGCAATCCTGATTTGCATCGCCACAGCTTTATTGTTGGCCTTTTCAAAATTCTATGTTTGGTTAGCCATTTTTCCAAGCATTGCTTTATTGGTATGGTCCAACAAAGCAACAACACCTCCCGCATTTATAAAATTAGTAATCATCCTTAGTATAATTGGGGTTCTTGGATTAAACATCGATTCATTTACATCTATCCAAAATCCATTGGTCACGCTTTCACAAAAACAATATGAATTCAACTTATTGGCAACAGGGCAACTCACCGATTCAAATCACAATCCAATTCCAACAGCAAACAGCCTTATAGAAATCAATCGACTGGATCCAACCTTCTCCTCTTTTCTAAAAAACGGTCCGCAAGCCCTCACCAACACTTTCCTTCGTCCATTTATTTGGGAGCTCAAATCACCGCTAATGTTGTTATCCGGACTCGAAACAATTTTTATACTCTTTATATTTATTACAAGTCTCCTTTTTCTAAAACCGTTCAAAGAAATTTGTTGGCAACTCTTTTTATTTTGCATCTCATTTGTATTCATTCAATTTTTAATCATTGGTGAAACAACGCCCATCCTTGGCGCAATTGCTCGTTACAAAACTATTGCATTACCTTTTTTCCTAATTGCTTTATTGTTCATTTTAGACAAAAAAAAATTAGTGAACAAATTACCTTTTCTGAAAAAAATACTGAATTAATAAATTAGTTTAAATTTGTTCAATAACACTAAAAAAATATCTATGAGTTTTAAAAGTTTATTTCGAAAAAAGTCGGTGCATGATATTTTAAAACAAGTTGCAAAAGATGGAGAAGCAGATGGGCATGCCTTGGGTAAACATTTAGGAGTTCGAGATTTGGCAGCCTTTGGTATTGCTGCAATTATTGGAGCAGGAATTTTTAGCACCATCGGAAAAGCAAGTGCAGATGGTGGTCCGGCTGTTATTTTTCTATTTTTATTTACTGCAATTGCCTGCGGATTTGCAGCATTTGCGTATGCTGAATTCGCATCCATGGTTCCTGTATCCGGAAGTGCTTACACCTATTCTTATGTTGCATTTGGGGAATTAATTGCATGGATTATCGGATGGGCGTTGATTATGGAATATGGTATTGGAAACATTACCGTTGCAATCTCCTGGAGCGATTATTTTACCGGACTTTTAAACAGCGGTGGTATTCATCTCCCGCAATGGATTCAAATGGATTACCTGACTGCGTCAAAAGGCTATGAAGATGCAATTGCGTTAATGCAGAGCGGAAAAACATTTGAAAATCTAAGCAGTGCAACACAGGCTGCTCATATTGCCTGGACTACTGCACCAACACTTGGACCACTTCACTTGATTGCCGATTTACCTGCATTAATGATTATCATTTTTATCACGTGGTTAGTTTATCGCGGTATGAAAGAATCACGCAATGCCAGCAACTTAATGGTAGTCATCAAACTTTGCATCATCTTGTTGGTAATTGCGGTTGGTGTATTTTATGTTGATACGAATAATTGGGATCCATTTGCTCCAAACGGATTAGGAGGAATTTTAAAAGGTGTCTCAGCGGTTTTCTTTGCTTACATCGGCTTTGATGCGATTTCTACAACAGCAGAAGAATGTAAAGACCCACAACGAGATTTACCAAGAGGGATGATGTGGGCAATTATCATTTGTACTATTTTATACATCATCATTGCATTAGTGCTTACCGGAATGGTAAGTTATTCTGAACTAAACGTTGGCGACCCACTTGCTTTCGTATTTGAAAAATTGAATTTAAAATGGATGTCCGGAATTATTGCCGTGAGTGCTGTTGTTGCAATGGCAAGCGTTTTATTGGTATTCCAAATGGGACAACCTCGTATCTGGATGAGTATGAGTCGCGATGGATTACTACCTAAAAAGTTCTCTAAAATTCATCCGAAATACAAAACACCTTCGTTTGCAACTATCGTTGTTGGATTTGTTGTTGCTGTTCCTGCATTATTCATGAACCTCACCATGGTAACCGATTTATGCAGCATTGGAACACTCTTCGCATTTGTGTTAGTATGTGCAGGAGTGTTGGTCCTTCAAAATAAAAAGGATATTCCGCGAGGAAAATTTAAAACACCGTATATCAATGCAAAATTTATTATGCCGGTTCTGGTTATCTTAGCAGTTGTTCTTTCTTTCACCTATAATAAAGAAGCAACAGTTGCTTTTATCACCAATGAAAAACAAATGAATGATGCTACAACAATTGTTACTTCATTAAATACAAATCAGATTACGGACATCAAAACACATTTAGTTTACACCGACAGCTTACAATTCGCTGCAAACAACAATGATGTTGAAACCTATATGAGCAGTTTAGATGAAACTGCTTACGCAAATCTCATTCAAGGGCTACCAATTTCTGACGAGTTAAAATTTGAATCCGGATTCAGTTTGTTTAAACATAAAATACCGATGTGGATATTTATTCTTATTTCATTCGCTTTGGTTGTTTGGGCTTTTGTAGAAAACCTTTCACTCATTCCATTGCTTGGACTCACCAGCTGCTTATATATGATGGCAGAATTAGGCTTGTCCAATTGGATTGATTTGGAATCTGGTTATTGATTGGGTTGTTAATTTATTTTGGCTACAGCAAAAAGCACAGTAAACTAAATACTACATCCTAATTCGATTCATAAAATTTACATAAAAAGCAGTGGCATTTACCACTGCTTTTTTGTTGGGAAAAACAAAAATGTAAATCGTATATTTGTGAAGGAACATCCACAACACAAAACTTGAATACAACAAGCACACAATGAATAAAAAAATCGCATTTATCACAGGAGCAACAGCAGGAATAGGAAAAGCATCTGCAGAGCAATTCGCAAAAAACGGATACAACATCATTATTACAGGTAGAAGAAAAGAACGCCTGGATGAATTTTCAAAACAATTGAAATCAAACTACAACATTGATGTACTTGCTTTGAATTTTGATGTGCGCGATTTAAAAGAAGTTGAAACTGCAATCCTTTCAATTCCAGAAAACTGGAAACAAATACATGTATTGCTGAACAATGCCGGATTGGCTGCCGGTTTAAACACGATACAAGAAGGCAACATTGATGACTGGGAACGCATGATTGATACCAATATCAAAGGATTGTTATACATGACACGCACCATTGCACCCATCATGGTAAAAAACGGATTCGGTCACATTATAAATATTGGCTCTATTGCAGGCAAGGAAGTATATGCAAACGGGAATGTGTATTGCGCAACCAAACATGCTGTTGACGCATTAAACAAAGGCATGCGCATCGACTTACTGCCTCACAACATAAAAGTTACAGCCATCAATCCGGGAATGGTTGAAACCGAGTTTTCTATTGTCCGTTTTAATGGTGATGAAGATCGTGCAAAAAATGTATACAAAGGATTACAACCCTTATTACCCGAAGATATTGCAGAAACGGTGTATTGGGTGGCAAGCCGACCAGCACATGTGAATATCAACGACATCATTATTATGCCAACAGTTCAGGCAAATGCGACAACTACACTTCGTAAATAGAATCAAGATGCAAAACAAAAGAATCAAGATTAAAATTTTCAGTGATTTCTACATTCTCAATTTTTTATTACTGGTTCTATTTTTGAATTCCTGTTCTTCTAAACAGCAAGTTGATTTAATCGTTCACAATGCAATCGTATACACCGTAGATTCAACATTTTCTAATGCAGAAAGTTTTGCAATCAAAGATGGAAAATTTGTTGCTGTTGGAAAAAACGAAGACATTCTGAATAAATACGAAGCTAAAGAAACACTTGATGCA
This sequence is a window from Bacteroidota bacterium. Protein-coding genes within it:
- the purL gene encoding phosphoribosylformylglycinamidine synthase subunit PurL, with translation MSTTAQDQLTTVETAKKLGLLEDEFEKIKAILGRTPNFTELSIFSVMWSEHCSYKNSIVWLKKLPKKGPYILAEAGAENAGLVDIGDGLGCAFKIESHNHPSALEPYQGAATGVGGINRDIFTMGARPIAQMNSLRFGDIKLDKTKWLVKGVVKGIGDYGNAFGIPTVGGEVFFDDCYNVNPLVNAFSAGIVKSGETVSATSYGVGNPVFIVGSATGKDGIHGATFASADITEDSAKDLPAVQVGDPFQEKLLLEATLEVIKTGAVIGMQDMGAAGITCSTSEMSAKGEHGMDIWLDRVPTRQANMQPFEILLSESQERMLIVVKKGREKEVQKVFDKWDLNCAMIGTVTDTKRIKFYVGDDLVADVPAHDLVLGGGAPVYHRDYKEPAYFKESKKFNIDSVEIPKDLKAVSKFLIAHPNIASKQWIYNQYDSMVGTANMSTNAPSDAAIVNIKGTNKAIALKVDCNSRYVNADPEVGCAIAVSEAARNIVCSGAEPSAITNCLNFGNPYNPEVYWQFVNVIKGMGSACIKFETPVTGGNVSFYNQSSYEGPVFPTPTIGMLGVMKDKSNRMTLNFKNEGDSIYLIGSSKNCISSSEYLYSYHKIKNTPAPFFNLDEEYEVQKAVKSLITNKVVQSAHDCADGGLFITLLESAMPNGLGFDISSDEEVRKDAFLFGEAQSRVIVSVKKSDEDKFIDLMMASKAEFEYLGDVKGKEMIVDDQSFGTVAEAKQVFDTALGDLLK
- a CDS encoding tetratricopeptide repeat protein — encoded protein: MKKTLLSFLFIFCFAFSFSQNSALEFYKSAILNDSQKDYTAALHDLDNAISQNPNYDSAYCLQGFINYKMGEYKIAIKLLDKAIKLNPNYFDAINGRGIVKAQIKDYIGAIKDFNKAIELNPTKSKTYYNRALAKAHLDDYDAAIKDLDKSISFDSNYSNAFYSRAFWKDISGDYTGAVADYKKVLELDPNYREAYIGLATTLYQHGDKGPACELLKTAAEKGSIMADELVTKLCNP
- a CDS encoding SDR family oxidoreductase — protein: MNKKIAFITGATAGIGKASAEQFAKNGYNIIITGRRKERLDEFSKQLKSNYNIDVLALNFDVRDLKEVETAILSIPENWKQIHVLLNNAGLAAGLNTIQEGNIDDWERMIDTNIKGLLYMTRTIAPIMVKNGFGHIINIGSIAGKEVYANGNVYCATKHAVDALNKGMRIDLLPHNIKVTAINPGMVETEFSIVRFNGDEDRAKNVYKGLQPLLPEDIAETVYWVASRPAHVNINDIIIMPTVQANATTTLRK